The Cucumis melo cultivar AY chromosome 6, USDA_Cmelo_AY_1.0, whole genome shotgun sequence genome includes a region encoding these proteins:
- the LOC103483648 gene encoding DNA-directed RNA polymerase V subunit 7-like, with protein MFYEVELVRDVEITVEKEKRDAHNFQRYIITCLLENLLKEKANKDHGYFLSVTSLKSIGKGVVKNESQCVSFPITFICRTFLPFEGEILHGVVRHIFQRGLLLKCGPIKYAFLSARKMPTYQYVGGENPVFSSKEFATIGNDVVVRFSVLGVRWIEKRGCIKKEFVMLASLEGNNSLGPISLSDSDEFDL; from the coding sequence ATGTTTTATGAAGTGGAACTAGTGAGAGATGTGGAAATCACAgtggaaaaggaaaagagagatGCTCACAACTTCCAGAGGTACATTATAACATGCTTATTAGAAAACTTACTGAAGGAGAAGGCCAACAAAGACCATGGctattttctttctgttactagCTTGAAGAGCATAGGCAAGGGAGTTGTTAAGAATGAGTCTCAATGTGTTTCGTTCCCCATTACCTTTATTTGCCGAACCTTTTTGCCTTTTGAGGGGGAGATCTTACATGGAGTTGTTCGTCACATATTTCAGCGTGGATTACTCTTAAAATGTGGACCGATCAAGTACGCATTTCTTTCAGCTCGTAAAATGCCAACCTACCAGTATGTTGGTGGTGAAAATCCTGTATTCTCAAGCAAAGAATTTGCTACGATTGGAAACGATGTTGTTGTACGGTTCAGTGTGCTTGGTGTGAGATggatagagaaaagaggatgtATAAAAAAAGAGTTTGTGATGCTTGCTAGCTTAGAAGGTAACAACTCACTTGGACCTATTTCATTGTCGGACTCCGATGAGTTTGACCTGTAA